From the Desulfovibrio legallii genome, one window contains:
- the pyrE gene encoding orotate phosphoribosyltransferase: MDAPTLDLKRRLARLLVEKSYREGDFLLASGRRSDYYFDCRVTALHAEGSWLIGSLFNDLLKDVDLRGVGGMTLGADPLVSATTVISHQQGRPLHGLLVRKEAKGHGTGQFVEGLGNFRPGDRVALLEDVVTTGGSLLKACERIRDAGLSIAAVCAILDREEGGREKLREAGYDLLALFTRAELVALAR; encoded by the coding sequence GTGGACGCGCCTACGCTGGACCTCAAGCGCCGTCTGGCGCGGCTGCTGGTGGAAAAATCCTACCGGGAAGGTGATTTTTTGCTGGCCTCCGGCCGCCGAAGCGATTACTATTTTGACTGCCGCGTCACTGCACTGCACGCCGAGGGCTCCTGGCTTATCGGCAGTCTGTTTAACGACCTGCTCAAGGACGTTGACCTTCGCGGCGTCGGGGGCATGACCCTGGGCGCGGACCCGCTGGTTTCCGCCACCACGGTCATTTCGCACCAGCAGGGCAGGCCGCTGCACGGTCTGCTGGTGCGCAAAGAGGCCAAAGGGCACGGCACCGGCCAGTTTGTGGAAGGTTTGGGCAACTTTCGTCCGGGCGACCGGGTGGCGTTGCTGGAGGATGTGGTCACCACGGGCGGTTCGCTGCTCAAAGCCTGCGAGAGAATTCGGGACGCGGGCCTGTCCATTGCGGCGGTCTGCGCCATTCTGGACAGGGAAGAAGGTGGCCGGGAAAAGCTCCGTGAGGCGGGGTATGACCTGCTTGCGCTCTTTACCCGTGCGGAACTGGTGGCCCTTGCGCGTTGA
- a CDS encoding L,D-transpeptidase Cds6 family protein codes for MTLARPALADNWQATLYNEGLPTHLVAVDKARQTFLFFEKKSPLKLKYTFPCTTGQLPGDKQVLNDLRTPEGVYFVEYKIASGLDFKEYGGIAYTLNYPNPVDKLRGKTGHGIWIHSKGFGIEPLSTRGCVAIGLDEIGEVGPQLTPGTAVVLAERLDEKSVPRVDDGTARQLRRLMQAWSSAWAARSRKFFDFYDAEAYSRAMPESFVAFRQNKERLFNILRFIKIYNRKIHVLEGPGYWVTWSEQLYTASNLSTEGIRRLYWQRGKDDKFRIVGMEWTPRDLGMRADFQKGRLVAEAPLQVVSDAGSEAPRPPRLDMPESAPEEAVAAASPAAVASPAASDVEKAPVLQSVDQSVAASAPKPTDTAADNAGKSSGEKAAARTLLALSEPLVPLRQTVPPPAEVNWGARPGMAAGKAAQPALPPQEAPQAVQPSASQSAPGAAVVPTGAAAPSVPTSPAAPAMQPQAAPAAPAQPQAAQTQSVQLPTLELSAGTRQALAAAVADWNTAFAARAARIADFYDQARYNREPGAPRGHSLRTTLRELERRFAAPWLTVINRKPDMEIKGGLAVTSWEQLVAAPEGFAEGVRTLWWRRGEDGGFRIVAAQFRPGPTGLAADYLDRVSDQASAALETWRKAWEAAQLDAYMDAYTSDAVQQGRRGAANIRRQKEQLWARVKPTLVRISGLRLVVDRAGLRADMTQVYADSAGHSDRGTKTLQLRFDGKRWRIAREDWAALPPAPQP; via the coding sequence ATGACGCTGGCCCGTCCGGCTTTGGCCGACAACTGGCAGGCCACCCTCTACAACGAGGGCCTGCCCACGCATCTGGTAGCCGTGGACAAGGCTCGCCAGACCTTTCTTTTTTTTGAGAAAAAAAGCCCCCTTAAACTCAAGTACACGTTCCCCTGCACTACGGGTCAGCTTCCGGGCGACAAGCAGGTTCTCAATGACCTGCGCACCCCGGAAGGCGTCTATTTTGTGGAATACAAAATAGCCAGCGGTCTGGATTTTAAGGAATACGGCGGCATAGCTTATACGCTCAACTACCCCAATCCTGTGGACAAGCTGCGCGGCAAGACCGGCCACGGCATTTGGATCCACAGTAAGGGTTTCGGCATTGAACCCCTTTCTACCAGGGGTTGTGTGGCCATCGGCCTGGACGAAATCGGCGAGGTGGGCCCGCAGCTCACCCCAGGCACGGCTGTTGTCCTGGCCGAAAGGCTGGACGAAAAAAGCGTGCCCCGGGTTGACGACGGCACCGCCCGCCAGTTGCGCCGCCTCATGCAGGCCTGGAGCAGCGCCTGGGCCGCGCGTTCCCGTAAGTTTTTCGATTTTTATGATGCCGAGGCCTATTCCAGGGCCATGCCCGAAAGTTTCGTCGCCTTCCGGCAGAACAAGGAACGGCTGTTCAATATTCTGCGCTTCATCAAGATTTACAACCGTAAAATCCATGTGCTGGAAGGTCCGGGCTACTGGGTGACATGGTCGGAACAGTTGTATACGGCTTCCAACCTTTCCACCGAGGGTATCCGCCGCCTGTACTGGCAGCGCGGCAAGGACGACAAATTCCGCATTGTGGGTATGGAATGGACCCCGCGCGACCTGGGCATGCGGGCCGATTTTCAGAAGGGCCGCCTGGTGGCCGAAGCGCCGCTGCAGGTGGTCAGCGATGCCGGCTCCGAAGCGCCCCGGCCGCCGCGCCTGGATATGCCTGAAAGCGCGCCGGAGGAGGCTGTCGCGGCGGCATCTCCTGCGGCGGTTGCGTCCCCGGCTGCGTCCGATGTGGAAAAAGCCCCGGTTCTGCAGTCCGTTGACCAGTCTGTTGCGGCTTCGGCCCCAAAGCCGACCGACACCGCGGCCGACAATGCGGGCAAGTCTTCCGGTGAAAAAGCCGCCGCACGCACGCTGCTGGCCTTGAGCGAGCCCCTGGTGCCCCTGCGCCAGACCGTGCCGCCGCCGGCTGAAGTCAACTGGGGCGCGCGTCCGGGTATGGCGGCCGGCAAAGCGGCCCAGCCCGCGCTGCCGCCGCAGGAGGCGCCACAAGCTGTACAGCCGTCCGCGTCGCAATCCGCGCCCGGCGCGGCCGTTGTTCCCACAGGGGCGGCTGCGCCCAGCGTGCCGACATCCCCCGCTGCTCCAGCCATGCAGCCGCAGGCCGCTCCGGCTGCGCCCGCCCAGCCGCAGGCCGCGCAAACCCAGTCCGTGCAGCTGCCGACCCTGGAGCTTTCGGCGGGCACCAGGCAGGCCTTGGCCGCGGCGGTGGCCGACTGGAACACGGCTTTTGCCGCCCGTGCGGCCCGCATTGCCGATTTTTACGACCAGGCTCGCTACAACCGTGAGCCGGGCGCGCCGCGCGGGCATTCCTTGCGCACCACCCTGCGCGAGTTGGAGCGCCGTTTTGCTGCGCCCTGGCTGACGGTCATCAACCGCAAGCCCGACATGGAAATCAAGGGCGGTCTGGCCGTGACCAGCTGGGAGCAGCTGGTGGCGGCCCCCGAAGGTTTTGCCGAAGGCGTGCGCACCCTCTGGTGGCGCAGGGGCGAGGACGGAGGCTTCCGCATTGTGGCGGCCCAGTTCCGCCCCGGGCCCACAGGCCTGGCCGCCGATTATCTGGATCGGGTCAGCGATCAGGCCAGCGCCGCCCTTGAAACCTGGCGCAAGGCCTGGGAGGCCGCGCAGCTGGACGCTTACATGGACGCCTACACCAGTGACGCCGTGCAGCAGGGCCGCCGCGGGGCCGCCAACATCCGGCGGCAGAAGGAGCAGCTCTGGGCGCGGGTCAAGCCCACGCTGGTGCGCATTTCCGGCTTGCGCCTGGTGGTGGACCGCGCGGGCCTGCGGGCGGACATGACCCAGGTCTATGCGGACAGCGCGGGCCACAGCGACCGGGGCACCAAGACCCTCCAACTGCGTTTCGACGGCAAGCGCTGGCGCATCGCCCGTGAGGACTGGGCAGCGCTGCCGCCCGCGCCCCAACCCTGA